A region from the Thermodesulfobacteriota bacterium genome encodes:
- a CDS encoding TlpA disulfide reductase family protein — MGRRAFSLSDIRPKVLWIEVFSIYCAVCQKQAAKFNRLYELVQKDDFMSGNMKMIGIGTGNNNKEVAHFRKYYDVMFPLIADPDFKVHEALKKARTPLVILLDKRSRPYKILTILDPARPTETLIEDIRTELHKIKPTH, encoded by the coding sequence TTGGGTCGAAGGGCATTTTCTTTAAGTGACATCCGGCCAAAGGTTCTATGGATAGAGGTTTTTAGCATCTATTGCGCCGTCTGTCAGAAGCAGGCCGCCAAGTTTAACCGGTTGTATGAGCTTGTCCAAAAGGATGATTTTATGAGCGGGAATATGAAAATGATCGGGATAGGCACCGGCAACAATAATAAAGAGGTTGCACACTTCAGGAAATACTATGATGTTATGTTTCCCCTTATTGCTGACCCGGATTTTAAGGTCCACGAAGCCTTAAAGAAGGCCAGGACCCCTCTGGTTATCCTGCTCGATAAAAGATCACGTCCTTATAAGATATTGACCATCTTAGACCCAGCCAGGCCAACCGAAACACTTATCGAAGATATCCGGACTGAACTCCATAAGATAAAGCCGACGCATTAA
- the xerD gene encoding site-specific tyrosine recombinase XerD has translation MATMEERLDRFMHFLTVEKGLARNTLSAYSHDLQEFRQFLSVEGVRQVEDVLELHVFSFLRYLRDNGLSSRSVARTLVVVRSFFRFLLSEKIISANPACSIESPRFRSRLPDTLSVEEVDSLLNQPSLQDVLGQRDAAMLHLLYATGLRVSELVAVKAGDVNLTVGYLRTMGKGAKERIVPVGEAARERLTTYLNTPRLRLLKGRKSPFLFVNRSGNRLSRQGFWKIIRKYAGTAGITKKITPHTLRHSFASHLLERGADLRSVQLMLGHADISTTQIYTHVTGERLKAIHKKYHPRG, from the coding sequence ATGGCCACGATGGAAGAGCGCTTAGACCGCTTTATGCATTTTTTAACCGTAGAGAAGGGGTTGGCCAGGAATACACTGTCGGCCTACAGCCATGACCTGCAGGAATTCCGGCAATTTCTTTCTGTTGAGGGGGTCAGGCAGGTTGAAGATGTCCTGGAGCTACACGTCTTCTCCTTTCTCCGTTACTTACGGGATAATGGCCTTTCGTCCCGCAGTGTGGCCAGGACGTTGGTGGTGGTCCGTTCCTTTTTCCGGTTTTTGCTGAGCGAAAAAATAATCAGCGCCAACCCGGCGTGTTCCATAGAATCCCCGCGCTTCCGGTCCAGACTCCCGGATACGTTAAGTGTGGAAGAAGTGGACAGCCTCCTCAACCAGCCTTCCTTACAGGATGTTTTGGGACAAAGAGATGCCGCGATGCTCCATCTGCTCTATGCCACCGGACTTCGGGTATCAGAATTGGTCGCGGTTAAAGCCGGTGATGTGAACCTTACTGTGGGTTATTTAAGGACTATGGGGAAGGGGGCGAAGGAACGCATTGTACCGGTGGGTGAAGCAGCCAGAGAGCGGCTTACAACTTACTTGAATACTCCCCGTCTCCGCCTTTTAAAAGGGAGAAAAAGCCCCTTTCTCTTTGTCAACCGTTCCGGCAACAGATTGTCGCGTCAGGGGTTCTGGAAGATAATCCGCAAATATGCCGGTACGGCAGGGATCACGAAAAAGATTACCCCTCACACCCTGCGGCATTCCTTTGCCAGCCACCTCCTGGAGCGTGGGGCGGACCTGCGTTCCGTACAATTAATGCTGGGCCATGCCGATATATCTACCACACAGATTTATACCCATGTGACCGGCGAACGCCTCAAGGCCATCCATAAAAAATACCATCCCCGTGGTTAA
- a CDS encoding 4Fe-4S dicluster domain-containing protein gives MAGKSFFIDTSLCTACRGCQIACKQWNKNKAEVTTQRNWGNHQNPPDFTSNTFKLVRFNELEEGGTVKWYFFPDQCRHCIDAPCMEMAQGLGSKAITRDAATGAVLFNSKVKVSKADFEEIRSACPYDVPRRNEKTGTMAKCTMCLDRITNGLLPACVKTCPSGAMNFGDRDKMLALANKRLEELKKKYPKAQLLNADDVRTIFLVVDDPVKYHKFAAADDAFGVTRLAAIKKLIRPLTNLANWPG, from the coding sequence ATGGCTGGTAAATCATTTTTCATAGATACAAGTTTATGTACGGCCTGCCGGGGCTGCCAGATAGCCTGCAAGCAGTGGAATAAAAACAAGGCGGAGGTGACTACCCAGCGAAACTGGGGTAATCATCAGAACCCGCCGGATTTCACCTCTAATACCTTTAAACTGGTGCGGTTTAATGAGTTGGAAGAGGGTGGCACGGTAAAATGGTATTTCTTTCCTGACCAGTGCCGGCATTGTATTGATGCGCCCTGTATGGAAATGGCCCAGGGGCTTGGGTCCAAGGCTATTACCCGGGATGCGGCTACCGGCGCTGTCTTGTTCAACTCTAAAGTAAAAGTCAGTAAGGCTGATTTCGAGGAGATCCGTTCAGCCTGCCCCTATGACGTCCCGCGCCGGAATGAAAAGACCGGGACTATGGCTAAATGCACCATGTGTTTAGACCGGATCACTAACGGCCTGTTGCCGGCCTGCGTCAAGACCTGTCCTTCCGGCGCCATGAATTTCGGGGATCGGGATAAGATGCTGGCTTTAGCCAATAAGAGGCTGGAAGAACTTAAGAAAAAGTATCCTAAGGCACAGCTCCTTAATGCGGATGATGTGCGGACTATCTTCCTGGTAGTTGATGATCCTGTAAAATATCACAAGTTCGCTGCGGCTGATGACGCCTTTGGCGTTACCAGGCTGGCAGCCATCAAGAAACTGATACGGCCGCTGACCAATTTGGCGAATTGGCCGGGTTAG
- a CDS encoding carbonic anhydrase: protein MISRRELLKGFGAAAVGLAVSRVDGMLSWASEVGGHGHHGAEKLVSPEEALKLLRAGNERFVTMKRKSDPGVGPKVREKLTKGQWPYASILCCADSRTPPEIIFDEGLGRLFVVRVAGNMITPELLGSLEYISLHSTSRLIMVMGHDSCGAVGAAVNAAEHPGPAETPALGDIVNRLMPAVMEAKKTGAHGKDLVEAAAKENVRMTVKQIAEESQALGGMQKKGELKIVGAYYSLATGKVDVWT, encoded by the coding sequence ATGATTTCCCGTCGTGAATTACTCAAAGGTTTTGGTGCGGCAGCAGTCGGTCTGGCAGTTTCCAGGGTGGATGGCATGCTGTCCTGGGCATCTGAAGTCGGAGGTCATGGGCACCATGGCGCGGAGAAGCTGGTTTCACCGGAAGAGGCCCTAAAGCTTTTAAGGGCCGGCAATGAGCGTTTCGTGACCATGAAGAGAAAATCTGACCCCGGTGTTGGGCCGAAGGTGCGTGAAAAACTCACCAAGGGCCAGTGGCCGTATGCGAGTATCCTTTGTTGCGCAGATTCCCGGACCCCCCCGGAAATAATCTTTGACGAGGGCCTAGGCAGGCTGTTTGTGGTGCGTGTGGCCGGTAATATGATAACTCCAGAGTTGTTAGGCAGCTTGGAATACATCTCCCTTCATTCTACAAGCCGGCTCATCATGGTCATGGGACACGACTCCTGCGGGGCAGTGGGCGCTGCGGTGAATGCGGCCGAACATCCCGGCCCTGCGGAAACTCCCGCCCTCGGCGACATTGTTAACCGCCTTATGCCTGCGGTCATGGAAGCCAAAAAGACGGGGGCGCATGGTAAAGATCTGGTAGAGGCCGCGGCTAAAGAGAATGTGCGCATGACGGTCAAACAGATTGCGGAAGAGAGCCAGGCCCTGGGCGGGATGCAAAAGAAGGGCGAGCTCAAGATCGTGGGGGCCTATTATTCATTGGCTACCGGGAAGGTTGATGTCTGGACATAG
- a CDS encoding formate dehydrogenase accessory protein FdhE, translating to MDDELAQLKERIAWFREKMPVYRQLLDFYEGIREAQNEIKTTIDIPPIEIERNLKKNKFREGVPLLNKEDFHVDVLTAQKIFESVLRLGEKAPPRLRKEMGKINRAVLQKALDIEAVLSDYLDEKFLQDTAYQLKIDYPAFSFLVRTSVESSIKANASAYLRNVRQFKEPIPLDIWSKGYCPICGSAPYMALFGKDGGKRYVLCSFCGHEWRMQRLICPFCGNNDHNTLRYFFADGNEVYRVDLCDQCHRYIKTVDSRSLEYEPVLALEDLVTLHLDILASQQGFQRPVSSVWAP from the coding sequence ATGGATGACGAGCTGGCCCAACTTAAAGAAAGGATTGCATGGTTTAGGGAGAAGATGCCTGTTTACAGGCAACTTCTGGATTTCTATGAGGGCATCCGGGAGGCACAAAATGAAATAAAAACAACCATTGATATCCCGCCAATAGAAATAGAGAGAAATCTGAAGAAGAACAAGTTTCGTGAGGGAGTTCCCTTATTAAATAAAGAAGATTTTCACGTGGACGTCTTGACTGCTCAAAAAATCTTTGAATCGGTATTACGGCTTGGCGAAAAGGCCCCGCCCAGGCTGAGAAAAGAGATGGGGAAAATTAACCGGGCCGTTTTGCAGAAGGCCCTGGATATTGAGGCCGTATTGTCCGATTATCTTGATGAAAAATTTCTTCAGGACACCGCTTATCAACTAAAAATAGACTACCCTGCGTTTTCTTTTCTGGTTAGAACCAGCGTTGAATCATCCATCAAGGCCAATGCCTCGGCGTATCTTCGAAATGTCAGGCAGTTTAAAGAACCTATACCCCTGGATATCTGGTCGAAGGGCTATTGCCCGATCTGTGGTTCTGCGCCATATATGGCCCTTTTCGGAAAAGATGGCGGCAAGAGGTATGTTCTATGCTCCTTCTGCGGTCACGAATGGCGTATGCAACGTTTGATCTGTCCTTTCTGCGGGAATAACGACCATAATACCTTGCGTTATTTCTTTGCGGATGGCAATGAAGTCTACCGGGTGGATTTATGTGACCAGTGTCATCGGTACATTAAGACCGTGGATTCAAGGAGTCTTGAGTATGAACCGGTACTGGCGCTGGAAGACCTGGTAACCCTCCATCTGGATATCCTGGCCTCACAGCAAGGTTTTCAAAGGCCTGTGTCTTCCGTCTGGGCACCCTGA
- a CDS encoding MauE/DoxX family redox-associated membrane protein: MANVERDKRSLSKQSIPCRGIIILILRLGLSGLFIYASLSKIRDPIRFKNIVVNYEVLPYWMVNITAAVLPWLEFWTGALLLIGILVRACIVIQGSLLVLFILVTGLNIARGMEFYCGCFAEDTIAGGISYWHIMFNVFWLLMAGALFILERRRVSHRFLFTHNAAR, encoded by the coding sequence ATGGCAAATGTCGAAAGGGATAAGAGATCACTCAGCAAACAGTCGATTCCTTGCCGGGGTATTATCATATTGATATTAAGATTGGGCCTGAGTGGATTGTTTATATATGCGAGCCTTAGTAAAATCCGGGACCCCATTCGATTTAAAAACATAGTTGTCAATTATGAGGTGCTGCCCTATTGGATGGTAAATATAACGGCGGCGGTATTGCCCTGGCTCGAGTTTTGGACAGGAGCCCTGCTTTTGATAGGTATCCTTGTCAGGGCCTGTATAGTTATACAGGGTAGTTTGCTGGTATTATTCATCCTGGTTACCGGCCTTAACATCGCCCGGGGCATGGAATTTTATTGCGGTTGTTTTGCCGAGGACACCATAGCCGGCGGCATAAGCTATTGGCACATCATGTTTAATGTATTTTGGCTATTAATGGCCGGAGCCCTTTTTATTTTAGAAAGGAGGCGGGTTAGCCATCGTTTTCTTTTCACACATAACGCAGCAAGGTGA
- a CDS encoding rhodanese-like domain-containing protein has translation MWRRVLFELMIIMCVGILSGIIVNELRADGIPLLPGYMDSSFHREIGLNAFKREKCKNSCCLIFDARPHEFYEKDHLMGAVNFPPVQFDFFHGLYLADAPPDAPIFVYGRTISRACDRELAYLLALKGHKNVTVIF, from the coding sequence ATGTGGAGAAGAGTCCTTTTTGAGCTGATGATAATTATGTGCGTGGGTATCCTTAGCGGTATTATAGTAAATGAGCTTCGGGCAGATGGGATTCCATTGTTACCCGGCTATATGGATAGCAGTTTTCATCGTGAAATAGGTTTAAATGCATTCAAGAGAGAAAAATGTAAAAATTCCTGCTGCCTTATCTTTGACGCCCGTCCCCATGAGTTTTATGAGAAAGATCATTTAATGGGTGCGGTTAATTTCCCACCTGTGCAGTTCGACTTTTTTCACGGTCTTTATCTGGCTGATGCGCCTCCTGATGCCCCTATTTTTGTTTACGGCCGGACCATCAGCCGGGCCTGTGACCGGGAACTGGCCTATCTTTTGGCTTTAAAAGGGCATAAAAACGTGACCGTGATTTTCTAA
- a CDS encoding CBS domain-containing protein, with product MNVKHSPGSKKGVDRRSAGDHRKIELITTHLNADFDALASMLAAKKLYPGAILSFPGSTERTIRDFFVQSTAYLYDFTRIKNVPIADIRRLILVDTRQPGRIGRFAEALQNPGIEVHIYDHHPSSAEDIKGNVEIIRPVGAAVTILTGLLQEKGIEITPEEATIMALGIYEDTGSFTFTSTTAEDLKAASLLLEKGADLNIISDMLARELTAEQVSILNDLIQSASTYTIRGIDIVISKVTANKYVGDLAVLVHKLMDMENLEVLFCLASMEDRIFIIARSRNPEVNVATILADFGGGGHPTAASATVKELTILEAEEKLIGILHREISPQKTARQIMSGPVIYVAPDLPMKQANEMLTRYNITVLPVIEDGKIAGLISRRVIEKAIFHGLENLPVSEYMTTEFAVVGPEASFYEIQAIIIDHKQRFLPVVEAGRVVGVITRTDLLNILVADESRIPHHIIEEQEKGYYARERNITAILRERLPAHIISLLEAIGKIADEVNCNAYVVGGFARDLLLRVPNLDMDLVIEGDGIRFAQRLAENFSARVKSHKKFGTAVVVFPDGFKLDVATARLEYYEYPAAMPTVELSSIKLDLYRRDFTINTLAIRLNRPRFGTLVDFFGSQRDLKDRRIRVLHNLSFVEDPTRVFRAIRFEQRYGLEIGKHTANLIQNAVRMNLFDRLSGKRLTSELRLILSEENPLPAVKRLAGFDLLKFIHPAISCPGEIVNLFNNLKAALSWYHLSFIDKPVGSWVSYLLVLAERLSNEEFGALCDRLAISSRQKSVWMQERELANKGLAHLNQREHILPSEICALLRPLSAEFMLYMMAKAAKKTGQKAISLYITKLSSVKPQITGDDLIALGLEPGPQFKAILEAVLKVKLDGSVKSKPDELRFVRENYIKKG from the coding sequence ATGAACGTGAAACATTCTCCCGGATCAAAAAAAGGCGTTGATAGAAGGTCGGCCGGGGATCATAGGAAGATAGAGCTTATCACCACGCATCTCAATGCTGATTTTGACGCCTTGGCTTCTATGCTGGCCGCCAAGAAACTCTATCCCGGCGCCATATTATCTTTTCCCGGCTCCACGGAAAGGACTATCAGGGATTTTTTTGTACAATCGACGGCCTATCTTTATGATTTTACCCGCATAAAAAATGTCCCCATAGCGGACATACGCCGGCTCATTCTGGTGGATACCAGACAGCCGGGGCGTATTGGCCGGTTTGCGGAGGCATTGCAAAACCCGGGCATAGAGGTCCATATTTATGATCACCATCCTTCTTCCGCTGAGGATATTAAAGGTAACGTGGAAATCATACGTCCGGTAGGCGCTGCGGTTACTATTCTGACGGGGTTATTACAGGAGAAAGGAATAGAAATCACCCCGGAAGAGGCCACTATCATGGCCCTGGGTATATATGAAGACACCGGCTCCTTCACCTTCACTTCCACTACTGCCGAAGACCTGAAAGCCGCATCCCTTCTGCTCGAAAAGGGGGCGGACCTCAACATTATTTCAGATATGCTGGCACGGGAGCTTACGGCTGAGCAGGTCTCCATACTTAATGACCTGATTCAATCGGCTTCAACCTATACCATCCGGGGGATAGATATCGTCATCAGCAAGGTCACAGCCAACAAGTATGTGGGTGATCTGGCCGTGCTGGTGCACAAACTTATGGACATGGAGAATCTGGAGGTCCTTTTTTGTCTGGCTTCCATGGAAGATCGCATTTTTATTATTGCCCGCAGCCGCAATCCGGAAGTTAACGTGGCTACGATTCTGGCTGACTTTGGCGGCGGGGGGCATCCCACCGCGGCTTCTGCCACGGTAAAGGAACTAACCATACTGGAGGCGGAAGAAAAACTTATTGGCATTCTACATCGGGAAATAAGCCCGCAGAAGACGGCGCGGCAGATTATGTCCGGCCCGGTTATCTATGTCGCCCCGGATCTCCCCATGAAACAGGCCAATGAGATGCTGACCCGCTATAACATAACTGTCCTGCCGGTAATAGAAGACGGCAAGATCGCGGGGCTTATTTCCCGCCGGGTCATTGAAAAGGCCATTTTCCATGGATTAGAGAATCTGCCGGTCAGCGAATACATGACTACCGAATTTGCGGTGGTTGGTCCGGAGGCCAGTTTCTACGAGATACAGGCCATCATTATAGATCACAAACAGCGTTTCCTCCCGGTCGTAGAGGCCGGCCGGGTAGTGGGGGTTATTACCCGCACAGACCTTCTGAATATCCTGGTAGCCGATGAGTCACGTATTCCCCACCATATAATAGAAGAACAGGAAAAAGGATATTATGCAAGGGAAAGGAACATCACCGCTATTCTCCGTGAGCGGCTTCCGGCGCATATAATATCCTTACTGGAGGCCATTGGTAAGATAGCAGATGAAGTTAATTGCAATGCGTATGTCGTGGGAGGATTTGCCCGGGATCTCCTCCTGCGCGTGCCTAATCTGGATATGGACCTGGTTATTGAAGGCGACGGCATCAGGTTTGCCCAGCGGCTGGCGGAAAATTTTTCGGCCCGGGTCAAAAGCCATAAAAAGTTCGGCACGGCTGTGGTTGTTTTCCCGGACGGTTTTAAATTAGACGTGGCCACCGCCCGCCTGGAATATTATGAATATCCGGCGGCCATGCCCACCGTTGAGTTAAGTTCCATTAAACTGGATCTTTACCGGAGGGATTTTACTATTAACACCCTGGCCATAAGGCTTAATCGACCGCGTTTTGGCACCCTGGTTGATTTTTTTGGAAGCCAGCGAGACCTAAAGGACAGGCGCATTCGCGTCCTGCATAATCTAAGCTTCGTGGAAGACCCTACCCGTGTCTTCCGGGCCATACGATTTGAACAGAGATACGGCCTGGAGATAGGAAAACATACGGCAAACCTTATTCAGAATGCGGTTCGGATGAATTTATTCGACCGGCTTTCCGGCAAAAGGCTTACGAGTGAACTGAGGCTTATACTATCTGAAGAGAACCCATTGCCTGCTGTCAAAAGGCTGGCCGGGTTTGATCTTCTGAAATTTATTCATCCGGCCATCTCGTGCCCCGGTGAAATAGTGAATCTGTTTAACAATCTGAAGGCCGCCCTTTCCTGGTATCACCTGTCTTTCATCGATAAACCGGTCGGGAGCTGGGTGTCTTATCTTTTAGTCCTGGCGGAGCGCCTCTCTAACGAAGAATTCGGGGCCCTCTGCGACCGGTTGGCCATTTCGTCCCGTCAGAAATCAGTTTGGATGCAGGAGCGGGAGCTGGCGAATAAGGGCCTGGCTCACCTGAATCAACGGGAGCACATACTGCCTAGTGAAATTTGCGCGCTATTAAGGCCGCTTAGCGCTGAATTCATGTTGTATATGATGGCCAAGGCTGCAAAAAAGACTGGTCAAAAAGCCATTTCTTTGTATATTACAAAGCTCAGCAGCGTAAAACCGCAGATCACCGGGGATGATCTCATCGCCCTGGGGCTTGAGCCGGGGCCGCAATTCAAGGCCATCCTTGAGGCTGTATTAAAGGTAAAATTAGACGGCTCGGTGAAGTCTAAGCCTGATGAACTAAGATTTGTACGGGAAAACTATATAAAGAAGGGATAA